Proteins co-encoded in one Rhodococcus sp. PAMC28707 genomic window:
- a CDS encoding cupin domain-containing protein translates to MKKMSLTALAREQVASAERASSGRAAHTVFGGHEHVLRQTVIALVAGQTLAEHNNPGEATVHVLNGRVRLTAGEDAWEGSTGDLIIVPDSSHALEAIETSTILLTVAKIPAP, encoded by the coding sequence CGAACAGGTCGCAAGCGCGGAACGCGCCTCGAGTGGTCGCGCAGCTCACACCGTGTTCGGGGGCCACGAGCACGTACTCCGGCAAACGGTGATCGCGCTCGTCGCCGGTCAGACACTCGCCGAGCACAACAATCCAGGAGAGGCGACGGTCCACGTCCTGAACGGCCGGGTCCGCCTCACCGCAGGCGAGGACGCCTGGGAAGGATCGACCGGAGATTTGATCATCGTCCCCGACTCGAGTCATGCGCTCGAGGCAATCGAAACCTCGACAATATTATTGACTGTGGCGAAAATACCTGCGCCGTAA